From the genome of Nicotiana sylvestris chromosome 2, ASM39365v2, whole genome shotgun sequence, one region includes:
- the LOC104229847 gene encoding uncharacterized protein, with the protein MVRAKGKANASTKRSVSKADVAIASEADTTLDSSEVENHIETGGSVAFSVETAVTEETMITLVEEEEENDGAETETLEGEHAMEEEENDGAETETLEGEHAMEEDEDNKENEVFGGGDEKCGSDKEEEEDAISNDEGNNQENTIEQEDGEQNIDDKQVGDAAGVDKDNQEDDMPKQEDETNANEKNKEKIEGSLNQKAKKMKRRNNRKRKANGSPQEKGENNQVMKKVASNGKVGKDLGKLESNDDEQSSKKVASGGKSRAAPQGKDEPESSHKKLSSKKKAKGMGMIFMCNSETKKDCYRYKVLGLPASKKETVEKIYKGMRLFLYDVDLKLMYGIYKAAERGGYNIAPKAFKSQFPSQVRFSVLEDCLPLAEETFRQAIKKNYFTRSKFDCLLSSEQVKDLCKLFTAASKGSRSKDTRLGFETPAKSKRDRVKRRGRDGRRRAERARRPERVEERGYRERVEERGYRERVEERVYHERPHFHERDLVTSPLVPLAPLQPLPPPAPVQSYAYSRTLRTDPYRRDTVIQHDDTYRQSRLVELPDAYRRDTVLGNPDVYRRQAVVEPRETVLGNPDVYRRQAVVELRDYYRQDGFPERREYHQPLSLETRLRDDIGINDPYVSYRERVSYHDPVNSARSEPEYDPPPVGLRSVYRHGGTRSVLPEYHSSAASSLYEYPRQPQYRY; encoded by the exons ATGGTGCGTGCAAAAGGCAAGGCCAATGCTTCAACTAAACGATCAGTGTCCAAAGCAGATGTTGCAATTGCTTCTGAAGCTGATACGACACTTGACTCCAGTGAGGTGGAAAACCACATAGAAACTGGAGGCTCGGTTGCGTTTTCAGTGGAAACAGCAGTAACTGAAGAAACAATGATCACTcttgtagaagaagaagaagaaaatgatggAGCTGAAACTGAAACTTTAGAGGGAGAACATGCtatggaagaagaagaaaatgatggAGCTGAAACTGAAACTTTAGAGGGAGAACATGCTATGGAAGAAGATGAAGATAATAAAGAAAATGAAGTTTTTGGAGGAGGAGATGAAAAATGTGGTTCTgataaggaagaagaagaagatgctaTTAGTAATGATGAAGGTAATAACCAAGAAAATACCATAGAACAGGAAGATGGTGAACAGAACATAGATGATAAGCAAGTAGGAGATGCTGCTGGTGTAGACAAGGATAACCAGGAAGATGACATGCCAAAACAAGAAGATGAAACAAATGCAAATGAAAAGAATAAAGAGAAAATAGAAGGAAGTTTGAATCAAAAAGCTAAAAAAATGAAGAGAAGAAATAATAGGAAGAGAAAGGCAAATGGAAGCCCCCAAGAGAAAGGTGAAAATAATCAAGTTATGAAGAAAGTAGCCTCTAACGGTAAGGTTGGGAAGGACTTGGGAAAATTGGAGTCAAATGATGATGAGCAAAGCTCTAAGAAAGTTGCCTCTGGAGGTAAGTCTAGAGCGGCTCCTCAAGGCAAAGACGAGCCCGAGTCGTCACACAAGAAGTTGTCCTCAAAGAAGAAGGCTAAGGGCATGGGTATGATCTTTATGTGCAACTCCGAGACAAAGAAGGATTGTTATCGTTATAAGGTTCTAGGGTTGCCGGCAAGCAAGAAAGAGACGGTGGAAAAAATTTATAAAGGGATGAGGCTTTTCCTTTACGATGTTGATTTGAAGTTGATGTATGGGATCTACAAAGCTGCAGAACGTGGTGGCTATAACATTGCACCCAAGGCTTTCAAGTCTCAATTTCCTTCTCAG GTTCGCTTTTCTGTTCTTGAGGATTGCTTACCACTAGCAGAGGAGACGTTCAGGCAAGCGATTAAGAAGAACTATTTCACAAGGTCAAAGTTTGATTGCCTATTGTCCTCTGAACAG GTGAAGGACCTGTGTAAGCTTTTCACTGCTGCAAGCAAAGGTTCCAGGTCCAAAGACACACGGCTTGGATTTGAGACCCCTGCGAAATCCAAGCGAGACAGAGTTAAGAGGCGGGGTCGGGATGGCAGAAGACGGGCTGAACGTGCTCGACGACCTGAGCGGGTTGAAGAGCGTGGGTACCGTGAGCGGGTTGAAGAGCGTGGGTACCGTGAGCGGGTTGAAGAGCGTGTATACCATGAACGTCCTCATTTTCATGAAAGGGATTTAGTTACATCTCCATTGGTGCCATTAGCCCCGCTTCAACCTTTACCACCACCTGCTCCTGTTCAATCTTATGCATATAGTAGGACTTTGAGAACAGATCCTTATAGACGGGACACAGTGATACAGCATGATGATACTTATAGGCAGAGCCGATTGGTGGAACTCCCTGATGCTTATAGGCGGGACACAGTGCTAGGCAATCCTGATGTTTACAGAAGACAGGCAGTAGTAGAGCCACGTGAAACAGTGCTAGGCAATCCTGATGTTTACAGAAGGCAGGCAGTAGTAGAGCTACGTGATTATTACAGACAGGATGGATTCCCAGAGCGTCGTGAATATCATCAGCCACTGAGTTTGGAAACTAGACTCCGGGATGATATTGGGATCAATGATCCCTACGTGTCATACCGTGAGCGTGTGTCATACCATGATCCTGTGAACTCGGCACGCTCAGAGCCTGAGTATGACCCCCCTCCTGTGGGTTTGCGATCAGTTTACCGTCATGGTGGTACTAGAAGTGTGCTTCCTGAGTACCATTCATCTGCAGCAAGCTCTCTTTACGAGTACCCTCGTCAACCTCAGTATCGATATTAG